A stretch of Lathyrus oleraceus cultivar Zhongwan6 chromosome 6, CAAS_Psat_ZW6_1.0, whole genome shotgun sequence DNA encodes these proteins:
- the LOC127092580 gene encoding uncharacterized protein LOC127092580 — protein MAITTPCLNASEKKHWWLTNRKIVEKYIKDARTLIATQERNEIVSALTLLDAALAISPSSDQALELKARSLLYLRRFKDVANMLQDYIPSLKMANDDSGSVSSDGSSQQLSREGVMLLSSSDSSDPDQSFFKCFSVSDLKKRVMAGLCKSSDNEGYWRYLVLGKACCHLGLMEDALVLLQTGKRLASAAFRRESVCWSDDSFSLWSTPFSGDAISKPIATTPPRSPLSESETVNQLIAHIKFLLRRRAAAIAAMDAGLHTEAIRHFSKIVDGRRGAPQGFLAECYMHRGTAFRSAGRIADSIADCNRTLSLDPTCIQALEARASILETIRSYQDCLHDLEHLKLLYNTILRDRKLAGPLWKRHNVRYNEIPGKLCTLTAKIQQLKQKMASGETRNVDYYALIGLRRGCGRPELQRAHLLLCLKHKPEKATCFIDRCELADERDLESVKDRTRMASMLLYRLLQKGYSSVMNSIVEDETAEKEKQRKMAFQLQQTSSNANPNVNANVNVNVNANVHSVEVLQQKSRDEKMEDKFAMSSPSIANPTVFQGVFCRDLTVVGNLLSQRFSSRSIPVKYEALSC, from the exons ATGGCCATCACCACTCCCTGTCTCAATGCTTCCGAAAAGAAACACTGGTGGCTCACAAATCGTAAG ATTGTTGAGAAATACATCAAAGACGCACGAACCCTCATTGCGACACAAGAGCGCAACGAGATTGTTTCAGCTCTGACTCTACTTGACGCGGCTCTTGCTATCTCTCCGTCCTCAGATCAAGCTCTCGAGCTTAAAGCGAGATCTTTGCTCTATTTGAGAAGATTCAAAGACGTAGCAAATATGCTTCAGGATTACATTCCGAGTCTCAAAATGGCTAACGATGATTCTGGCTCTGTTTCTTCGGATGGTTCTTCTCAACAGCTTTCAAGAGAAGGCGTCATGTTGTTATCTTCATCGGATTCCTCTGATCCAGATCAGAGTTTCTTCAAGTGCTTCTCTGTCTCTGATTTGAAAAAGCGAGTCATGGCTGGACTCTGCAAAAGTTCTGATAATGAAGGATATTGGAG ATACTTGGTTTTGGGGAAAGCTTGTTGCCATTTAGGTCTAATGGAAGATGCATTGGTTCTTCTTCAAACCGGAAAACGCCTCGCCAGCGCCGCGTTCCGCCGCGAGAGCGTGTGTTGGTCCGACGACAGTTTCTCTCTATGGAGCACACCGTTTTCCGGCGATGCTATTTCGAAGCCAATCGCAACCACTCCACCTCGAAGCCCTCTATCAGAATCTGAAACCGTGAACCAGCTCATTGCACACATAAAATTCCTCCTCCGTCGACGCGCTGCCGCAATCGCTGCCATGGACGCTGGACTCCACACGGAAGCTATCCGTCACTTCTCGAAAATCGTCGATGGCCGCCGTGGTGCTCCACAAGGATTCCTTGCTGAATGCTACATGCACAGAGGCACTGCGTTTCGTTCAGCAGGTAGAATCGCTGATTCAATCGCGGATTGTAACAGAACACTATCACTGGATCCTACATGTATTCAAGCACTTGAAGCTAGAGCCTCAATTCTGGAAACCATTCGTTCCTATCAAGATTGTCTTCACGATCTTGAACACTTGAAGCTTCTATACAACACAATTCTGCGTGATCGTAAACTCGCCGGTCCATTATGGAAACGTCACAATGTCCGTTACAATGAGATTCCAGGAAAACTATGCACTCTCACCGCGAAAATTCAACAGCTGAAGCAGAAAATGGCGTCCGGTGAAACGCGTAATGTGGATTACTATGCTTTGATTGGTTTGCGACGCGGGTGTGGTCGACCGGAGTTGCAACGGGCTCatcttttgctttgtttgaagcATAAACCAGAGAAAGCCACGTGTTTCATTGACCGGTGTGAACTCGCAGATGAACGTGATCTTGAATCGGTTAAAGATCGAACGAGAATGGCTTCTATGTTGCTGTATAGATTGCTTCAGAAAGGCTATTCAAGTGTTATGAATTCCATTGTAGAAGATGAAACTGCAGAGAAAGAGAAACAGAGGAAAATGGCTTTTCAGTTGCAACAAACTTCTTCAAATGCAAATCCAAATGTTAATGCAAATGTAAATGTTAATGTTAATGCAAATGTACATTCGGTTGAAGTGTTGCAACAGAAAAGTAGAGATGAAAAAATGGAGGACAAGTTTGCGATGTCTTCGCCTAGCATTGCAAATCCAACGGTGTTTCAAGGAGTGTTTTGCCGAGATCTAACGGTGGTAGGGAACTTGCTTTCTCAAAGGTTTAGTAGTAGGTCAATTCCGGTCAAATACGAGGCTCTTAGTTGTTGA